In one Halofilum ochraceum genomic region, the following are encoded:
- the fghA gene encoding S-formylglutathione hydrolase, whose translation MTATIEPVARVKTFDGWQYTIEHASEACGCPMRFAIYMPPQAEHHEVPVLYWLSGLTCTEDNFMTKAGAQRYAAECGIALVAPDTSPRGLGLPGEDDSYDFGTGAGFYVNATKEPWSKHYHMYDYVVHELPAFVEEHFPVIAGKRSISGHSMGGHGALVAALNEKGRYASVSAFSPIVAPTQVPWGEKAFSGYLGEDREAWKAYDACELVAKGDNPIPLLVDQGLDDVFLKEQLQPERLEEVCNAQGHSLQLRRHEGYDHSYYFIATFMGDHVYYHAEKLRST comes from the coding sequence ATGACGGCAACGATCGAACCCGTCGCCCGGGTCAAGACGTTCGACGGCTGGCAGTACACGATCGAGCACGCATCGGAGGCCTGTGGCTGCCCGATGCGATTCGCGATCTATATGCCGCCGCAGGCGGAACACCATGAAGTGCCGGTGCTCTACTGGCTCTCGGGTCTCACCTGCACCGAAGACAACTTCATGACGAAGGCCGGTGCCCAGCGCTATGCCGCCGAGTGCGGCATCGCGCTGGTGGCGCCGGACACCAGCCCGAGGGGTCTGGGCCTGCCCGGCGAAGACGACAGCTACGACTTCGGCACGGGGGCCGGCTTCTACGTCAACGCGACGAAGGAACCCTGGTCGAAGCATTACCACATGTACGACTACGTCGTGCATGAGCTTCCGGCCTTCGTCGAGGAGCACTTCCCGGTCATCGCCGGCAAGCGCTCGATCAGCGGGCATTCGATGGGCGGTCACGGCGCCCTGGTGGCGGCACTGAACGAGAAGGGCCGTTACGCCTCCGTATCGGCGTTCTCGCCGATCGTCGCCCCCACGCAGGTACCCTGGGGCGAGAAAGCCTTCTCCGGCTATCTCGGCGAGGACCGCGAGGCGTGGAAGGCCTACGACGCCTGCGAACTCGTGGCCAAAGGCGACAACCCCATCCCGCTGCTGGTCGACCAGGGCCTGGACGACGTCTTCCTCAAAGAACAGCTTCAGCCAGAGCGCCTCGAAGAGGTCTGCAACGCCCAGGGCCACTCACTGCAGCTGCGCCGCCACGAGGGCTACGACCACAGCTACTACTTCATCGCCACGTTCATGGGCGACCACGTCTACTACCACGCGGAAAAACTCCGCTCGACGTAA
- a CDS encoding S-(hydroxymethyl)glutathione dehydrogenase/class III alcohol dehydrogenase — MKTRAAVAWEPNKPLEIEEIDLEGPKQGEVLIRNVATGVCHTDAYTLSGIDPSGVFPSVLGHEGGAIVEEVGPGVKTLKPGDHVIPLYIADCGECKLCQSGKTNLCMAPRATQPKGLMMDGTSRFSKNGTKIHHYMGTSTFSEYGVVNEISLAKVNPEAPLDKVCLLGCGITTGIGAVRNTAKVEEGATVAVFGLGAIGLSVIQGAYLANASRIIAIDINPDKFKFAEQLGATEFVNPKDYDDPIQDVIIEMTDGGVDYSFECVGNVELMKSALECCHIGWGESTIIGVAGAGEEIHTRPFQLVTGRVWRGSAFGGVKGRRELPGYVDGYMNGQINIDDFITHTMGLEDINHAFELMHEGKSIRSVIHY; from the coding sequence ATGAAGACACGCGCCGCGGTGGCCTGGGAACCGAACAAGCCACTCGAAATCGAAGAGATCGACCTTGAGGGACCGAAGCAGGGCGAAGTCCTGATCCGTAACGTCGCGACCGGTGTGTGCCACACCGATGCCTACACCCTCTCGGGCATCGATCCGTCCGGCGTGTTCCCATCGGTTCTGGGGCACGAGGGCGGCGCCATCGTCGAGGAAGTCGGGCCCGGCGTGAAGACGCTGAAGCCGGGTGACCATGTCATTCCGCTGTATATCGCCGACTGCGGCGAGTGCAAGCTGTGCCAGTCCGGCAAGACCAACCTGTGCATGGCGCCGCGCGCCACGCAGCCGAAGGGCCTGATGATGGACGGCACGAGCCGCTTCTCGAAGAACGGCACGAAGATCCATCACTACATGGGCACCTCGACCTTCTCCGAGTACGGCGTCGTCAACGAGATCTCGCTGGCGAAGGTCAATCCGGAGGCGCCGCTCGACAAGGTCTGCCTGCTGGGCTGCGGCATCACCACGGGCATCGGTGCCGTGCGCAATACGGCCAAGGTCGAGGAAGGCGCGACCGTCGCCGTGTTCGGCCTCGGCGCGATCGGCCTGTCCGTGATCCAGGGGGCGTATCTCGCGAACGCCAGCCGCATCATCGCGATCGACATCAACCCCGACAAGTTCAAGTTCGCCGAGCAGCTCGGTGCGACCGAGTTCGTGAACCCGAAGGATTATGACGACCCGATCCAGGACGTCATCATCGAGATGACCGACGGCGGCGTCGACTACTCCTTCGAGTGCGTCGGCAACGTCGAACTGATGAAGTCGGCGCTCGAGTGCTGCCATATCGGCTGGGGTGAATCGACGATCATCGGCGTGGCCGGTGCGGGCGAAGAGATCCACACACGCCCGTTCCAGCTGGTCACGGGCCGGGTCTGGCGCGGGAGCGCCTTCGGTGGCGTGAAGGGCCGGCGCGAACTGCCGGGCTACGTCGATGGCTATATGAATGGCCAGATCAACATCGACGACTTCATCACGCACACGATGGGTCTCGAGGACATCAACCACGCGTTCGAGCTGATGCACGAAGGCAAGAGCATCCGCTCGGTCATTCATTACTGA
- the rnd gene encoding ribonuclease D has product MDTPQLIDDPATLEEALNRLAQTDWFAIDTEFIREETYWPRLCLVQVATPDFLACIDPLALDDLGGLFDLMQDPGITKVFHAAGQDLEIFHHLTGKVPAPIFDTQVAAPLLGHPEQAGFARLVSGLLGIDLEKGHARTDWSRRPLPADALAYAADDVRYLVPLYQRIHAELAERGRLEWLEPEFARLTDPARYDPPAENAWQRVKGGDRLPDRGRATLQVLAEWRENTAREQDVPRGRIARDDVLVDIARSQPKSRDQLGRMRSVRGPLIDRHGERLLELVAESRQTKPPLPAQRGRQVTLDAAGEALADALSAVIRLRAEEVDLNPASLASRKDLARIASGESAHDVLAGWRAGLVADQLDALARGRSTLRVEQGRLNVFDD; this is encoded by the coding sequence ATGGATACCCCTCAGCTGATCGACGACCCCGCGACCCTCGAAGAGGCCCTCAACCGACTGGCGCAGACCGACTGGTTCGCCATCGATACGGAATTCATCCGTGAAGAGACCTACTGGCCGCGGTTGTGCCTTGTGCAGGTGGCGACGCCCGATTTCCTGGCCTGCATCGATCCGCTCGCGCTGGACGATCTCGGCGGCCTGTTCGACCTCATGCAGGATCCCGGGATCACCAAGGTGTTCCACGCGGCCGGCCAGGATCTGGAGATCTTCCACCACCTGACCGGCAAGGTGCCGGCGCCGATCTTCGACACCCAGGTGGCCGCGCCGCTGCTGGGCCATCCGGAACAGGCCGGCTTCGCCAGACTGGTATCCGGGCTGCTGGGCATCGATCTGGAGAAAGGCCACGCCCGCACCGACTGGTCGCGGCGGCCGCTTCCAGCGGATGCCCTCGCCTACGCGGCGGACGACGTGCGTTACCTCGTACCGCTGTACCAGCGGATCCACGCCGAGCTCGCGGAACGCGGTCGACTCGAATGGCTGGAGCCGGAGTTCGCGCGGCTGACGGATCCGGCGCGCTACGATCCGCCGGCCGAGAATGCGTGGCAACGCGTGAAGGGCGGCGACCGCCTGCCCGACCGCGGGCGGGCCACGCTGCAGGTGCTGGCCGAGTGGCGCGAGAACACCGCGCGCGAGCAGGACGTGCCGCGCGGACGGATCGCGCGCGACGACGTGCTGGTCGATATCGCGCGTTCGCAGCCGAAGTCCCGGGACCAGCTCGGGCGGATGCGTTCGGTCCGCGGGCCCCTGATCGACCGGCACGGGGAACGGCTGCTGGAACTGGTCGCGGAATCGCGGCAGACGAAGCCGCCGCTGCCGGCCCAACGCGGTCGCCAGGTAACCCTCGACGCAGCGGGCGAGGCGCTCGCCGATGCCCTCTCCGCCGTGATCCGCCTGCGCGCGGAGGAAGTCGATCTCAATCCGGCGAGCCTGGCATCACGCAAGGATCTCGCACGCATCGCCTCGGGCGAGTCGGCGCACGATGTGCTTGCCGGGTGGCGGGCCGGGCTGGTGGCCGATCAGCTGGATGCGCTGGCGCGTGGTCGTTCAACGCTGCGGGTGGAACAGGGGCGTCTGAACGTTTTCGACGATTGA
- the sbcB gene encoding exodeoxyribonuclease I has protein sequence MSARTPTFYWFDFETTGVDARRDRPLQFAGLRTDMDLRPIEEPTVLYCRPPADVLPAPAACAITGIGPVTAAERGVNEAEFAAAVLEELGRAGTCALGYNTLRFDDEVTRHLLWRNLYDPYGREWRNGNSRWDVIDIFRLAHALRPDGLEWPEREPGIPSFRLEDLAAANNIEHDAHDALADVYATLELTRRLRAAQPKLFDYAFSHRDKRSAGDLLRLDATEPVLHVSDKYPAARGAIAPVAALAPHPWIGNQVLVVDLASDPTPLLELDADALAERLFRPASERTDGEPPVPVKTVKLNAAPVLAPSGTLAPEAASRLGIDLDAARATLTRLRGDAGLAWRLRAAFDRGASEPGDPDTALYDGFVGDDDRARMDGVHRRDPESLAGFDPGFSDPRLREMYFRYRARNWPDTLDADEQARWQELRWWRLCRGEAGSPRSLAEFDAALAADHASGLLDEAMHAELRAWRKRLLADLPACNDAADV, from the coding sequence ATGAGCGCGCGCACGCCCACCTTCTACTGGTTCGACTTCGAAACGACCGGCGTCGACGCGCGCCGCGACCGGCCGCTGCAGTTCGCCGGCCTGCGCACCGATATGGACCTGCGCCCGATCGAGGAACCGACCGTGCTGTACTGCCGGCCGCCGGCCGATGTGCTGCCCGCGCCCGCGGCCTGCGCAATCACCGGGATCGGTCCGGTCACCGCCGCCGAGCGCGGCGTGAACGAGGCCGAGTTCGCCGCCGCGGTCCTCGAGGAGCTAGGCCGCGCCGGCACCTGCGCGCTCGGCTACAACACCCTGCGGTTCGATGACGAGGTCACCCGGCACCTGCTGTGGCGCAACCTGTATGACCCGTACGGGCGTGAATGGCGCAACGGCAACTCGCGCTGGGACGTGATCGACATCTTCCGCCTCGCCCACGCGCTGCGCCCGGATGGCCTGGAGTGGCCCGAGCGCGAGCCCGGTATCCCGAGCTTCCGGCTCGAGGATCTCGCCGCCGCGAACAACATCGAGCACGACGCCCATGACGCGCTCGCCGACGTCTACGCCACGCTCGAACTCACCCGGCGCCTGCGCGCCGCCCAGCCGAAGCTGTTCGACTACGCCTTCAGCCACCGCGACAAACGGAGTGCTGGTGATCTGCTCCGGCTGGATGCGACCGAGCCGGTTCTGCACGTCTCCGACAAATACCCGGCCGCGCGCGGTGCCATCGCCCCGGTCGCCGCGCTCGCGCCGCACCCCTGGATCGGCAACCAGGTGCTGGTGGTCGACCTCGCCAGCGACCCTACGCCGCTGCTGGAACTCGACGCCGACGCACTCGCGGAGCGCCTGTTCCGACCGGCCAGCGAGCGCACCGACGGCGAACCGCCAGTGCCCGTGAAGACCGTCAAACTGAACGCCGCGCCGGTTCTCGCGCCGTCGGGCACGCTCGCGCCGGAGGCCGCCAGCCGCCTCGGGATCGACCTCGACGCCGCCCGCGCCACCCTCACGCGCCTTCGAGGCGATGCCGGCCTGGCCTGGCGCCTGCGGGCGGCCTTCGACCGCGGCGCGAGCGAGCCGGGCGACCCCGATACCGCGCTCTACGACGGTTTTGTCGGCGACGACGACCGGGCCCGGATGGACGGCGTCCACCGCCGGGACCCCGAAAGCCTGGCCGGGTTCGACCCCGGCTTCAGCGACCCGCGCCTGCGCGAGATGTACTTCCGCTACCGCGCGCGCAACTGGCCGGATACGCTGGACGCGGACGAGCAGGCGCGCTGGCAGGAGCTGCGCTGGTGGCGTCTGTGCCGCGGAGAGGCCGGCAGCCCGCGGAGCCTGGCCGAGTTCGACGCCGCGCTCGCGGCCGATCACGCCAGCGGGCTCCTCGATGAAGCCATGCACGCGGAACTGCGCGCCTGGCGCAAACGGTTACTCGCCGACCTCCCGGCCTGTAACGATGCCGCCGATGTCTGA
- the cobS gene encoding adenosylcobinamide-GDP ribazoletransferase, whose product MSERLPAWAHDAATAVIFLTRLPVPWTVPDVADRIHRCTPWFPAVGVLVGGIGALAWWLAALVWPPVIAAIVAVAVTALATGAFHEDGLADTFDGLGGSPDRERALDIMKDSRVGTYGVTALVLVLAGRVAALTALGGAAPAALIGAHSLARCSSLPPIRWLNYARREGGTGKPFAGGITLNGLIAALAATALLTVVLFGNVAVVTWIAGAVGAGLIVAWSRARLDGITGDTLGAANQIAELAVYLALLAALG is encoded by the coding sequence ATGTCTGAACGCCTTCCCGCGTGGGCCCACGACGCCGCCACCGCCGTCATCTTTCTGACGCGGCTGCCGGTGCCGTGGACGGTGCCCGACGTGGCCGACCGCATTCACCGCTGCACGCCCTGGTTCCCGGCCGTGGGCGTGCTCGTGGGCGGCATCGGCGCGCTCGCCTGGTGGCTGGCGGCGCTGGTCTGGCCACCGGTCATCGCGGCGATCGTCGCGGTTGCCGTCACAGCGCTCGCGACCGGCGCGTTCCACGAAGACGGCCTGGCCGATACCTTCGACGGCCTCGGCGGCAGCCCGGATCGCGAGCGCGCCCTCGATATCATGAAAGACAGCCGGGTAGGGACGTACGGGGTCACCGCGTTGGTCTTGGTGCTCGCCGGCCGCGTCGCAGCACTCACCGCGCTGGGCGGCGCCGCCCCGGCCGCACTGATCGGCGCGCACTCGCTCGCCCGCTGCTCCAGCCTGCCGCCCATCCGCTGGCTGAATTACGCCCGCAGAGAGGGCGGCACCGGCAAGCCCTTCGCCGGTGGCATCACGCTCAATGGGCTCATCGCCGCGCTGGCCGCTACCGCGCTGCTCACCGTCGTACTGTTCGGTAACGTCGCAGTCGTCACCTGGATCGCCGGCGCCGTCGGTGCCGGGTTAATCGTCGCCTGGAGCCGCGCCCGCCTCGACGGCATCACCGGCGACACCCTCGGCGCCGCCAACCAGATCGCCGAACTCGCCGTCTACCTGGCCCTGCTCGCCGCCCTGGGCTGA
- a CDS encoding NUDIX hydrolase, with the protein MAFTPAHRFCPGCGSARLAWRVPDDDDRERQICDDCGSIHYHNPRNVAGCICEHEGRILLCRRAIEPRHGFWTVPAGFMENGESLATAAARETREEANAVAEGIQLYAVFNLPHINQVYVLFRGGVAGGHANAGPESLETAWFEPHELPWDELAFPVIHEGLRLYLADRDAGHFPVHMGDIERAESGVLVVRHHDGTERPAELDWRRSG; encoded by the coding sequence ATGGCGTTCACGCCCGCCCACCGTTTCTGTCCCGGCTGCGGCTCGGCCCGCCTCGCCTGGCGGGTCCCCGATGACGACGACCGCGAACGCCAGATCTGTGACGACTGCGGTTCGATCCACTATCACAACCCGCGCAACGTGGCCGGCTGCATCTGCGAGCACGAGGGGCGGATTCTGCTGTGCCGCCGGGCCATCGAACCGCGCCACGGTTTCTGGACGGTACCCGCCGGCTTCATGGAAAACGGCGAGAGCCTCGCCACCGCCGCCGCGCGTGAGACCCGGGAGGAAGCCAACGCGGTCGCCGAGGGCATTCAGCTCTACGCCGTGTTCAACCTGCCGCACATCAATCAGGTATATGTGCTCTTCCGCGGCGGTGTGGCCGGCGGACATGCCAACGCCGGCCCGGAGAGCCTCGAGACCGCCTGGTTCGAGCCGCACGAACTGCCCTGGGACGAGCTTGCGTTCCCTGTGATCCACGAGGGGCTGCGGCTGTATCTCGCCGATCGGGATGCCGGGCACTTCCCGGTGCACATGGGCGATATCGAGCGGGCCGAGAGCGGTGTGCTCGTGGTGCGCCACCACGACGGTACCGAACGACCGGCAGAGCTGGATTGGCGGCGTAGCGGTTGA
- a CDS encoding hydrogen peroxide-inducible genes activator: protein MTLTEFRYIVAVARERHFGRAAAACNVSQPTLSVAVRKLEDELGVTLFERGRSEIGITPIGRQIVEQARRVLAETASLRQLAEQSQDPLSGPLRVGAIHTIGPYLFPHLIPLLRESAPRMPLVVEENFTATLAERLRQGELDAIIVALPFEQPSIETRPLYDEPFRVVLPANHPWTAFDRIPAADLSREQVLLLGAGHCFRDQVLAACPDCGGHVDSPGGDRQLEGSSLETIRHMVASGMGVTVLPCTAAREDYERGLLAVRPFDDPVPRRRVALAWRRSFPRPDALAALEAAIRACELGCVEPVGGAVNACG, encoded by the coding sequence ATGACGCTGACCGAGTTCCGTTACATCGTGGCCGTCGCGCGTGAGCGGCATTTCGGCCGCGCCGCGGCCGCCTGCAACGTGAGTCAGCCGACGCTGTCGGTGGCGGTGCGCAAGCTGGAGGACGAGCTCGGGGTCACGCTGTTCGAGCGCGGCCGCAGCGAGATCGGGATTACGCCGATCGGCCGGCAGATCGTCGAGCAGGCACGGCGCGTGCTGGCGGAGACCGCCTCGCTGCGCCAGCTCGCCGAGCAGTCGCAGGACCCCCTGAGCGGGCCACTGCGCGTCGGTGCGATCCATACGATCGGCCCGTATCTGTTCCCGCATCTGATCCCGCTGCTGCGCGAGTCCGCACCGCGGATGCCGCTGGTGGTCGAGGAGAACTTCACGGCAACGCTGGCGGAGCGTCTGCGCCAGGGCGAGCTCGACGCCATCATCGTGGCGCTGCCGTTCGAGCAGCCGTCGATCGAGACGCGGCCGCTGTATGACGAGCCGTTCCGGGTGGTGTTGCCGGCGAACCATCCGTGGACCGCATTCGATCGGATACCGGCGGCCGATCTGTCGCGCGAGCAGGTCCTGCTGCTCGGCGCCGGCCACTGCTTCCGCGACCAGGTACTGGCGGCCTGCCCGGACTGCGGGGGGCACGTCGACTCGCCGGGCGGCGACCGCCAGCTCGAGGGCTCGTCGCTGGAGACGATCCGCCACATGGTGGCGAGCGGCATGGGCGTGACCGTGCTGCCCTGCACCGCCGCGCGCGAAGACTACGAGCGCGGGCTGCTGGCGGTGCGCCCGTTCGACGATCCGGTGCCGCGCCGCCGCGTGGCGCTGGCCTGGCGCCGCAGCTTCCCGCGACCGGATGCACTCGCGGCACTCGAGGCGGCGATCCGCGCCTGCGAGCTTGGTTGCGTCGAGCCGGTCGGCGGGGCAGTCAACGCCTGCGGATGA
- a CDS encoding IS1182 family transposase codes for MTRRYKAGVERGQGQLLPMRVEDYVSEDNPVRALDTYVESLDLRALGVTNTADGVSAGQPAYPPAALLKLYLYGYLMRVRSSRRLEAECYRNLEVMWLLRGLKPCHKTIADFRRDNAEALQAVHRDFVQLCRELDLYGRELVAIDGSFFAGDAGARGIHTRDQLNRRVQRIEADIERYLQALDEVDRSEAEAAAPGGDDDADALREKLERLRERQAREADRLARLQASGGTQLSEVDPDARRLSKNGRVVCGYNVQLAIDGRLRLIIDGVATGDGNDRHQLQPMAGRAADALGMGRFTVVADGDYFNPAQMRACEGAGITPYVPEPRPRGPSAATGRVARAAFTFDAGADGYRCPRGAFLARQRVITRSGQRQIHYASHRADCACCPIREACLSARTPYREIYRSEHEEWLEGEHRPRMEEGGREAMRRRAEMSEHPFATGKRWLGWDHFLVRGLERVNGELGLVMLAYNFRRVLNVLGPRALRAAIAARARHRSARSRSGAAITRLFRAMRAWTEHQSIGAPAAA; via the coding sequence ATGACGCGGCGATACAAGGCGGGCGTGGAACGCGGGCAGGGCCAGCTGCTGCCGATGCGGGTGGAGGACTACGTATCCGAAGACAACCCGGTGCGGGCGCTGGACACGTATGTGGAGAGCCTGGATCTGCGCGCGCTGGGCGTGACGAACACGGCGGACGGCGTGAGCGCGGGGCAGCCGGCGTATCCGCCGGCGGCGCTTTTGAAGCTCTACCTCTATGGCTATCTGATGCGCGTGCGCAGCAGCCGCCGCCTGGAAGCGGAGTGTTACCGCAACCTGGAGGTGATGTGGCTGCTGCGGGGGCTGAAGCCGTGCCACAAGACGATCGCGGATTTCCGCCGCGACAACGCCGAAGCGCTGCAGGCGGTGCACCGGGATTTCGTGCAGCTGTGCCGCGAGCTGGATCTGTACGGGCGCGAGCTGGTGGCGATCGACGGCTCGTTTTTCGCCGGTGATGCCGGCGCCAGGGGGATCCACACGCGCGATCAGCTGAACAGGCGCGTGCAGCGCATCGAGGCGGACATCGAACGCTATCTGCAGGCGCTGGACGAGGTGGACCGCTCGGAAGCGGAAGCGGCGGCGCCGGGCGGCGATGACGACGCCGACGCCCTGCGGGAGAAGCTCGAGCGCCTGCGCGAGCGCCAGGCGCGCGAGGCCGACCGCCTGGCGCGCCTGCAGGCGAGCGGCGGGACGCAGCTCAGCGAGGTCGATCCGGATGCGCGGCGTCTGAGCAAGAACGGGCGCGTGGTGTGCGGCTACAACGTGCAGCTGGCGATCGACGGGCGCCTGCGCCTGATCATCGACGGGGTGGCCACCGGCGACGGCAATGACCGCCATCAGCTGCAGCCGATGGCCGGGCGCGCCGCCGACGCGCTGGGGATGGGGCGGTTCACGGTGGTCGCCGATGGCGACTACTTCAACCCCGCACAGATGCGGGCCTGCGAGGGCGCGGGCATCACCCCTTATGTGCCCGAGCCGCGTCCCCGCGGCCCCTCGGCGGCGACGGGGCGCGTGGCGCGCGCGGCGTTCACCTTCGACGCCGGGGCCGACGGCTATCGCTGTCCGCGGGGCGCGTTCCTCGCGCGCCAGCGCGTGATCACCCGCTCGGGGCAGCGCCAGATCCACTACGCCAGCCACCGCGCGGACTGCGCGTGCTGCCCGATCCGCGAAGCCTGCCTGTCCGCGCGCACGCCTTATCGCGAGATCTACCGCAGCGAGCACGAGGAGTGGCTGGAGGGCGAGCATCGCCCGCGCATGGAAGAAGGCGGGCGCGAGGCCATGCGCCGGCGTGCGGAGATGTCCGAACACCCGTTCGCCACCGGCAAGCGCTGGCTCGGCTGGGATCACTTCCTGGTGCGCGGACTCGAACGGGTCAACGGCGAACTCGGGCTGGTGATGCTCGCCTACAACTTCCGGCGCGTGCTCAACGTGCTCGGCCCGCGGGCGCTGCGCGCGGCGATCGCCGCGCGGGCCCGGCACCGCTCCGCGCGTTCCCGCTCCGGTGCCGCCATCACGCGCCTGTTCCGGGCGATGCGCGCGTGGACCGAGCATCAGTCCATCGGCGCGCCCGCGGCCGCCTGA